The genomic DNA ATGGGTTTAACGACAGCCCTATTTAAATGGGAGTTATGGTGGCTAATAACATCAGTAATTACCGGTGGACTAGTAATGGTTTTAGGCTACTTCCTCTACGAAACCCTCATCATGGGGGTAGCGGCGGCAATGGTTGAAGTACCATTTAACATCGCCCAAATGCTTATTGGACTCGCGGTAGCCATCCCCCTGTATCAAGCAGTTAAACGGCCACTTCAGCTTCAACCATCTAAACAATAGTTCCTTCACCGGTTACTATATCAACGCGTTAAGGTTTTAGGCATAGAATACGCAGCACCCACTACGAAGGTAGCATCGTAAGCGGTAGGGATACCCATAAGCTAAGGTTAACAGTTATAACCTTTAAAGCCATCCTCAATAGTAGCATTTAAGTCAACGGTAGCTTTAAATAGTTGGCTGCAGCACTTTTAGCAAACCAGTGTGTTAAAGCAGTGCTATAGCTTAACCTGCTTTTAACCGCTGGTTAAAGTTAAAGGAGGGAGAATATGAGGAGATTTAGGCCTAAGCGCTTCTCACAAAGGCCAAAGCCAGTGAACGTAGGCGAAGAACACGAAGTCGATATAGCCGAAGTTAGTAGAAAGGGTGATGGACTAGCTAAGATCCAAGGATTAGTAATCTTCGTACCCGGGGCTAAACCGGGGCAGCACGTAAAGATTAGGATTACGAGGGTTGGAGGCCGCTTCGCCGTTGGTGAGGTCATTCAATAAGTGGTCTTAACCAATCGACTACGTAGAGCTCACTTAGCGAATACACCCTTCTCAAATTAAAGGTTAGAGTCTAACACCATCCCTGTTTAAGGGAGTAAAAGCTATTTCCAACTTTTTTAGTGGTTTCTGGGAATAACTTTGCGCGTCTTAATAAGCGTAGTTAATGAGTTAGAGGCTCTTAAAGCGTTTTCAGGTGGAGCCGATATAGTGGACGTTAAGAACCCCTTAGAAGGCGCGTTAGGTGCACCGGAACCAAACGTAGTAAAGAAGGTTCGAAAAATCCTCCCTTCAACAGTGGAAGTTAGTACAGCGATAGGCGATATGCCTTATATGCCTGGTACAGCGGCTCAAGCGGCTCTAGGTGCAGCTTATTGCGGTGTTAACTACGTTAAAGTCGGAGTTTACGGTCCACGAACCCTTGAACAGGCCTATAAGCTGATTAACGCTGTTTACACGTCGATTAAAGAGTATGATAAATCGGTTAAAGTCGTAGCTGCTGGTTACGCCGATCATAAAAGGCTATCCTGCCTAAGCCCCCTAGAGGTTTTAAAGGCGGCTATAAAGGTTGGATGCGAGGTTTTCATGGTGGACACCAAGGTGAAGGACGGTAAAAGCCTCCTCGACTTCATCGATAAGTCAAGCATCGCCAACATGGTGGACGAAGCCCATGAACACGGATTAACCATAGCGTTAGCCGGATCTCTATCTAAACCTCAAATACCTCAACTACTAAGGTTAGGAGCCGATAT from Candidatus Nezhaarchaeales archaeon includes the following:
- a CDS encoding TRAM domain-containing protein translates to MNVGEEHEVDIAEVSRKGDGLAKIQGLVIFVPGAKPGQHVKIRITRVGGRFAVGEVIQ
- a CDS encoding (5-formylfuran-3-yl)methyl phosphate synthase, with amino-acid sequence MRVLISVVNELEALKAFSGGADIVDVKNPLEGALGAPEPNVVKKVRKILPSTVEVSTAIGDMPYMPGTAAQAALGAAYCGVNYVKVGVYGPRTLEQAYKLINAVYTSIKEYDKSVKVVAAGYADHKRLSCLSPLEVLKAAIKVGCEVFMVDTKVKDGKSLLDFIDKSSIANMVDEAHEHGLTIALAGSLSKPQIPQLLRLGADILGFRTAACGGDRIKGSVEVDLVAELVKAVKRG